One part of the Gossypium raimondii isolate GPD5lz chromosome 1, ASM2569854v1, whole genome shotgun sequence genome encodes these proteins:
- the LOC105776457 gene encoding glucan endo-1,3-beta-glucosidase has translation MAKVAAALSLSLLIFSFIPGGTLMMVNGQKSWCVAKPSSDQATLLANINFACSQVDCRVMQKGCPCFSPDNLMNHASIAMNLYYQAKGRNKWNCDFRGSGLVVITNPSYADCIYD, from the exons ATGGCTAAAGTAGCAGCAGCCCTGTCTCTCTCTCTCCTCATCTTTTCCTTCATTCCAG gtggAACTTTGATGATGGTAAATGGACAG AAAAGTTGGTGTGTGGCTAAGCCATCATCGGACCAGGCAACTCTACTGGCAAACATTAATTTCGCATGTTCTCAAGTGGATTGCCGTGTAATGCAAAAGGGTTGTCCTTGTTTCAGCCCTGATAATCTGATGAACCATGCTTCCATTGCTATGAATCTTTACTACCAAGCCAAGGGAAGAAACAAGTGGAACTGTGATTTTAGAGGCTCAGGTCTTGTTGTCATCACTAATCCAA GTTATGCTGACTGCATTTATGACTAG